In the genome of Pantanalinema sp., one region contains:
- a CDS encoding PaaI family thioesterase — protein MNPYHVESFGPITPFGEAAPPPAGTREDWVMLSKHGPCFVCDPENPAGMRADFYRDRDVIRCPFVFKDAQMGPPGHAHGGSLAALLDEIMGAAAWNRRKNLLAVHLEYDLRRPTPIGVEVMATAWVKADGNRSIRVASEIRLPDGTVAVEASGVFAQAPAMFDREFHG, from the coding sequence ATGAACCCCTACCACGTCGAGTCCTTCGGCCCCATCACGCCCTTCGGCGAGGCCGCGCCGCCTCCGGCCGGAACGCGCGAGGACTGGGTGATGCTGAGCAAGCACGGCCCCTGCTTCGTCTGCGACCCGGAAAACCCGGCCGGGATGCGCGCCGACTTCTACCGGGACCGGGACGTGATCCGCTGCCCCTTCGTCTTCAAGGACGCCCAGATGGGTCCGCCCGGCCACGCCCACGGCGGAAGCCTCGCGGCCCTGCTCGACGAGATCATGGGGGCGGCCGCCTGGAACCGGCGCAAGAACCTGCTCGCGGTCCACCTGGAGTACGACCTGCGCCGTCCCACGCCCATCGGCGTCGAGGTGATGGCCACGGCCTGGGTGAAGGCGGACGGCAACCGCTCGATCCGGGTCGCCTCGGAGATTCGCCTGCCGGACGGCACCGTGGCGGTCGAGGCCTCGGGGGTCTTCGCCCAGGCGCCGGCGATGTTCGATCGGGAGTTCCACGGGTAG
- a CDS encoding NUDIX hydrolase: MAPSFRYCPHCRAELSLRAIEGRDRTFCPACQAVFYENSKPCAGALVSDGEGRLLLARRAIAPFLGLWDIPGGYLEAGEHPEAGAVREVREETGLEVAITGFGGIYMDTYGEGGVSTLNAFYEARVVGGALSAQDDVSELAWFAPGDVPLDAFSFENGKQAIRDWLARRGHVRR; the protein is encoded by the coding sequence TTGGCACCTTCCTTCCGCTACTGCCCCCACTGCCGCGCCGAGCTTTCGCTGCGCGCGATCGAGGGGCGCGATCGCACCTTCTGCCCCGCTTGCCAAGCCGTGTTCTACGAGAACTCCAAGCCGTGCGCCGGGGCCCTCGTCTCGGACGGCGAGGGGCGCCTGCTCCTGGCCCGGCGTGCGATCGCGCCCTTCCTCGGCCTCTGGGACATCCCGGGCGGCTACCTGGAGGCCGGCGAGCACCCCGAGGCGGGGGCCGTGCGCGAGGTGCGCGAGGAGACGGGGCTCGAGGTCGCGATCACCGGCTTCGGCGGCATCTACATGGACACCTACGGCGAGGGCGGGGTTTCGACCCTCAACGCCTTCTACGAGGCCCGGGTCGTCGGCGGCGCCCTGAGCGCGCAGGACGACGTGAGCGAGCTCGCCTGGTTTGCGCCCGGGGACGTGCCGCTCGACGCCTTCTCGTTCGAGAACGGAAAACAAGCGATCAGGGACTGGCTCGCACGCCGCGGCCACGTCCGGAGGTGA
- a CDS encoding EF-hand domain-containing protein, with protein MKKLVLSALALTMLAGCGVGNAGPMVANKTSSLSALSKESFAKLVDMTRAFVKVKFDEADLDKSAFLSQEEAFPAGTTYVLGQSRLGSFEALDANKDGKLAFGEIATEAVVKDIALSLHGQLVTLFTSLDRDADMVLKGDEIPAGYDLSGNGQVPFSEYEEAYATYVLGGSAGQVRYLFALCDTNRDGKLSFAEMLSAPWGQPVTGWAVGQKEAQAREYFTRADANKDGILSFDEVKAAMPGGVSLPPVK; from the coding sequence GTGAAGAAACTCGTCCTTTCCGCTCTCGCGCTCACCATGCTCGCCGGCTGCGGCGTCGGCAACGCGGGCCCGATGGTCGCGAACAAGACCTCCTCGCTCAGCGCCCTTTCCAAGGAGAGCTTCGCCAAGCTCGTCGACATGACGCGCGCCTTCGTCAAGGTCAAGTTCGACGAGGCGGACCTGGACAAGTCGGCCTTCCTCTCGCAGGAGGAGGCGTTCCCCGCCGGCACCACCTACGTGCTGGGCCAGTCGCGCCTGGGCAGCTTCGAGGCCCTCGATGCCAACAAGGACGGCAAGCTGGCCTTCGGCGAGATCGCCACCGAAGCGGTCGTCAAGGACATCGCCCTGAGCCTGCATGGTCAGCTGGTCACCCTCTTCACCAGCCTGGACCGCGATGCCGACATGGTCCTGAAGGGCGACGAGATCCCGGCCGGCTATGACCTCAGCGGCAACGGCCAGGTGCCCTTCAGCGAGTACGAGGAGGCCTACGCCACCTACGTGCTGGGCGGCAGCGCCGGTCAGGTGCGCTACCTCTTCGCCCTCTGCGACACCAACCGCGACGGCAAGCTCTCCTTCGCCGAGATGCTCTCGGCCCCCTGGGGGCAGCCGGTCACCGGCTGGGCCGTCGGCCAGAAGGAAGCGCAGGCCCGCGAGTACTTCACCCGCGCCGATGCCAACAAGGACGGCATCCTGAGCTTCGACGAGGTCAAGGCCGCCATGCCGGGGGGCGTCTCACTCCCGCCGGTCAAGTAA
- a CDS encoding SNF2-related protein — MPAVSTPAPGVLRVQARVDDGTVYPQTTYLEWDGKLLRARCDCHDGERCRHAIALALAFLDAPVDLPRPVAEVAGKVFLPGQDVILYGLWPAPPPKKLENMYRRPQCLWLALDTTRLREDGTPGAPRPMALWGTPTGRHLSDADKAILTLVTPFFQSHGRHFSSPHARGIPLLEDQVDQVLRHLAGYPFVFGAGRKPIIVRPELVVRHRRLSSWHGDEGIWELEGAHHPVTPGRVVGDDPAWVMIEDAFYPFSEMTLPSLAPADEGETEASLPPSEAASVTHPQVPPVPRLTLHEEGEYLLGRLGFVYGSATPVTAQDPRRAVLAERQGQWGHYLRDPQAEAALIKRLGEAGLDARADGDYLGWGDAALGFLMEGVPALIDAGWEVFGEERLSSFRVDRRRLSVGVAIATGTDWFDLETVLSLEDEVLPGASLRDALRANSRYIRLGSGAYARLPEEWLARQKGLSDALGVDALIDGQVLRQRLLRHQALLADEVLQAADARRADPDWSAFVELLRDFSQVAEVPVPETFHGELREYQRRGLDYLSFLADNGLNGILADDMGLGKTIQAIALLLREKAAGRQGPTLLVAPTSVVFNWEQELSRFAPDLKRLVLHGSGRRDLFEEIASADVVITSYSLLRRDFDVLSQQAFHYVILDEAQNIKNPRSQAAKFACRLSARHRLCLTGTPIENNLLELWSLFQFLMPGYLGSEKRFRRLYLSTEPGARDQRSDSLRRLTRPFILRRLKQEVATDLPPRSEMVTYCELGSEQRQFYDSLLSSIRQEVLGTVDRVGLAKSRFNVLEGLLRLRQACCDPQMVSARAAEIPSAKVELFVELVKQVVEEGHRVLVFSQFVKVLKILEKRLLAEGITYSYLDGQTKDRLERVERFNAGDTPVFLISLKAGGTGLNLTGADYVIHFDPWWNPAVEDQATDRAHRIGQTRHVFAYKLIAKDTVEEKVLALQQRKRQMVRDILGGEEMVRALSREDLEYLFS; from the coding sequence GTGCCGGCCGTCAGCACCCCGGCGCCCGGGGTGCTGCGCGTCCAGGCCCGGGTCGACGACGGCACGGTCTACCCCCAGACCACCTACCTCGAGTGGGACGGCAAGCTGCTGCGCGCGCGCTGCGACTGCCACGACGGCGAGCGGTGCCGCCATGCGATCGCCCTGGCCCTGGCCTTCCTCGACGCGCCGGTGGACCTGCCCCGGCCGGTGGCCGAGGTGGCCGGCAAGGTCTTCCTGCCGGGCCAGGACGTGATCCTCTACGGGCTCTGGCCGGCGCCTCCCCCAAAGAAGCTCGAGAACATGTACCGTCGCCCCCAGTGCCTGTGGCTCGCGCTCGACACCACGCGCCTGCGCGAGGACGGCACCCCGGGCGCCCCTCGCCCCATGGCGCTGTGGGGTACCCCCACCGGCCGCCACCTCAGCGACGCGGACAAGGCCATCCTCACCCTGGTGACCCCCTTCTTCCAGTCCCACGGGCGCCACTTCTCCTCGCCGCACGCGCGGGGCATCCCGCTGCTCGAGGATCAGGTGGACCAGGTCCTGCGCCACCTGGCGGGCTACCCCTTCGTGTTCGGGGCGGGGCGCAAGCCCATCATCGTTCGCCCCGAGCTGGTGGTCCGCCACCGCCGCCTCTCGTCGTGGCATGGCGACGAGGGGATCTGGGAGCTCGAGGGCGCGCACCATCCCGTGACGCCGGGCCGCGTGGTCGGGGACGACCCCGCGTGGGTGATGATCGAGGACGCCTTCTACCCCTTCTCGGAGATGACCCTCCCCTCGCTCGCCCCCGCCGATGAGGGGGAGACCGAAGCGTCGCTGCCGCCTTCCGAGGCGGCGAGCGTGACCCATCCCCAGGTGCCGCCGGTGCCTCGCCTGACCCTGCACGAGGAGGGCGAGTACCTGCTCGGGCGTCTGGGCTTCGTCTACGGCTCCGCGACCCCGGTGACCGCCCAGGACCCGCGCCGGGCGGTGCTCGCCGAGCGCCAGGGGCAGTGGGGCCACTACCTGCGCGATCCCCAGGCCGAAGCGGCCCTGATCAAGCGCCTCGGCGAGGCGGGGCTCGACGCGCGCGCCGACGGGGACTACCTGGGCTGGGGCGACGCGGCCCTCGGCTTCCTGATGGAAGGGGTGCCCGCCCTCATCGACGCGGGCTGGGAGGTCTTCGGCGAGGAGCGCCTCTCCTCCTTCAGGGTGGATCGCCGGCGCCTCAGCGTGGGCGTGGCCATCGCCACCGGCACCGACTGGTTCGACCTGGAGACGGTGCTCTCGCTCGAGGACGAGGTGCTGCCGGGAGCGAGCCTGCGCGACGCCCTGCGCGCCAACTCGCGCTACATCCGGCTCGGCTCGGGCGCCTACGCGCGCCTGCCCGAGGAGTGGCTCGCGCGCCAGAAGGGCCTCTCCGACGCGCTGGGGGTGGATGCCCTGATCGACGGGCAGGTCCTTCGCCAGCGCCTCCTGCGGCACCAGGCCCTCTTGGCCGACGAGGTGCTGCAGGCGGCGGACGCGCGGCGCGCGGATCCCGACTGGAGCGCCTTCGTCGAGCTGCTGCGCGACTTCTCACAGGTCGCCGAGGTGCCGGTCCCCGAGACCTTCCACGGCGAGCTGCGCGAGTACCAGCGCCGGGGCCTCGACTACCTGAGCTTCCTTGCCGACAACGGCCTCAACGGCATCCTCGCCGACGACATGGGCCTCGGCAAGACGATCCAGGCGATCGCCCTCTTGCTGCGCGAGAAGGCCGCGGGCCGGCAGGGCCCGACCCTTCTCGTCGCGCCCACCTCGGTCGTCTTCAACTGGGAGCAGGAGCTCTCGCGCTTCGCGCCCGACCTCAAGCGCCTGGTCCTTCACGGCTCGGGCCGCCGCGACCTGTTCGAGGAGATCGCCTCGGCGGACGTGGTGATCACGAGCTACTCGCTGCTGCGGCGCGACTTCGACGTGCTGTCGCAGCAGGCCTTCCACTACGTGATCCTGGACGAGGCGCAGAACATCAAGAACCCGCGCTCGCAGGCCGCCAAGTTCGCCTGCCGCCTCTCGGCGCGCCATCGCCTCTGCCTGACGGGCACGCCCATCGAGAACAACCTGCTCGAGCTGTGGAGCCTGTTCCAGTTCCTGATGCCGGGCTACCTGGGCTCCGAGAAGCGCTTCAGGCGCCTGTACCTCTCGACCGAGCCAGGCGCCAGGGATCAGCGCTCGGACTCCCTGCGCCGGCTCACCCGTCCCTTCATCCTGCGCCGCCTCAAGCAGGAGGTGGCGACCGACCTTCCGCCGCGCTCGGAGATGGTCACCTACTGCGAGCTGGGCAGCGAGCAGCGCCAGTTTTACGACTCGCTGCTGTCCTCGATCCGGCAGGAGGTGCTGGGCACGGTCGATCGCGTGGGCCTCGCCAAGTCGCGCTTCAACGTCCTGGAGGGCCTCCTGCGCCTGCGCCAGGCCTGCTGCGATCCGCAGATGGTCAGCGCGAGGGCCGCGGAGATCCCCTCGGCCAAGGTGGAGCTGTTCGTCGAGCTGGTCAAGCAGGTGGTGGAGGAGGGGCACCGGGTGCTCGTCTTCAGCCAGTTCGTGAAGGTCCTGAAGATCCTCGAGAAGCGCCTGCTTGCCGAGGGGATCACCTACTCCTACCTGGACGGCCAGACCAAGGACCGCCTGGAGCGCGTCGAGCGCTTCAACGCCGGCGACACGCCGGTCTTCCTCATCAGCCTCAAGGCGGGCGGCACCGGCCTGAACCTGACGGGCGCGGACTACGTGATCCACTTCGACCCCTGGTGGAACCCCGCGGTCGAGGACCAGGCCACCGACCGGGCCCACCGCATCGGCCAGACCCGCCACGTCTTCGCCTACAAGCTGATCGCCAAGGACACCGTCGAGGAGAAGGTCCTGGCCCTGCAGCAGCGCAAGCGGCAGATGGTGCGCGACATCCTGGGCGGCGAGGAGATGGTCCGGGCGCTGTCTCGCGAGGACCTGGAGTACCTCTTCTCATAG